One window of Saprospiraceae bacterium genomic DNA carries:
- a CDS encoding NADH-quinone oxidoreductase subunit C — MEPINLATIQQHIDAHLSIGIQISQDAFGVYTCELDIKQLYQFVHFLYKDEVLAINFLTDICGVHYPDQTAKEIGVVYHLQSMKHQLRLRVKVFVSESKPEVPSLTGIYGSANWMERETYDFYGVQFLGHPNLKRILNMDEMVAFPMRKEFPLEDPNREDKIDYQFGR, encoded by the coding sequence ATGGAACCCATCAATCTCGCAACAATTCAACAGCACATCGATGCGCATTTATCTATTGGAATCCAGATTTCTCAAGATGCATTTGGTGTATATACCTGCGAACTTGATATAAAACAGTTGTATCAGTTTGTTCATTTTTTATACAAGGATGAGGTGCTTGCAATAAATTTTTTAACAGATATCTGTGGCGTTCATTATCCAGATCAAACAGCAAAAGAAATAGGAGTTGTTTATCATTTGCAAAGCATGAAACATCAATTGCGCTTGCGAGTGAAAGTTTTTGTTTCAGAAAGCAAACCGGAAGTTCCAAGTTTAACTGGAATTTATGGATCTGCAAATTGGATGGAACGTGAAACCTATGATTTTTACGGTGTTCAATTTTTGGGTCACCCAAATCTTAAACGCATTCTCAATATGGATGAAATGGTAGCATTTCCCATGAGAAAAGAATTTCCTTTAGAAGACCCTAACCGGGAAGATAAAATTGATTACCAATTTGGAAGATAA
- a CDS encoding NADH-quinone oxidoreductase subunit B gives MSTVKIVEAPEGIGGQGFFATSLDSVVGLARKNSIWPLPFATSCCGIEFMSTMSSHYDLARFGSERLSFTPRQADLLMVMGTIAKKMGPVLRQVYEQMAEPKWVIAVGACASSGGIFDTYSVLQGIDRIIPVDVYVPGCPPRPEQIIDGVMRIQDLIGKESLRRRNSEEYKKLLEEYIVK, from the coding sequence ATGAGTACAGTAAAAATAGTTGAAGCACCGGAAGGAATTGGAGGACAAGGTTTTTTTGCAACCAGCCTGGATTCCGTAGTAGGTTTAGCTCGCAAAAACAGTATTTGGCCACTTCCGTTTGCCACTTCCTGTTGTGGAATTGAATTTATGTCCACGATGTCATCTCATTATGATTTGGCACGTTTTGGATCGGAGCGTTTAAGCTTTACACCTCGTCAGGCAGATTTACTTATGGTGATGGGGACGATAGCAAAAAAAATGGGACCCGTTTTAAGGCAGGTTTATGAACAAATGGCAGAACCGAAATGGGTCATTGCTGTCGGAGCCTGTGCATCAAGTGGAGGGATCTTTGATACCTACAGTGTTTTACAAGGAATTGATCGCATCATTCCAGTAGATGTTTACGTTCCCGGATGTCCTCCCAGACCTGAACAAATTATTGATGGTGTCATGCGCATTCAGGATTTAATTGGGAAAGAATCACTCAGAAGAAGAAATTCCGAAGAGTACAAAAAATTATTAGAAGAATATATTGTGAAATAA
- a CDS encoding NADH-quinone oxidoreductase subunit A, whose amino-acid sequence MEAQHVPFDYIPILIQLLVAMGFVVITLIGTHLLGPKRSGKRKDASFECGLDAVGNARSPFSIRYFMTAILFVLFDVEIIFMYPWAVNFRKLGWFGFAEMFIFLALLMAGFYYVLLKGILKWETNEEH is encoded by the coding sequence ATGGAGGCACAACACGTACCTTTTGACTATATACCAATCTTAATCCAGTTGCTAGTTGCAATGGGTTTTGTTGTAATTACCTTAATTGGAACGCATTTATTGGGTCCAAAGCGGTCCGGAAAACGCAAAGATGCCAGTTTTGAATGTGGTTTAGATGCTGTAGGAAATGCTCGAAGCCCTTTTTCGATTCGATATTTTATGACAGCCATCTTGTTTGTACTGTTTGATGTGGAAATTATATTTATGTATCCCTGGGCAGTCAATTTTAGAAAGTTGGGCTGGTTTGGCTTTGCTGAAATGTTTATTTTTCTTGCTTTGCTGATGGCTGGTTTCTATTATGTATTGTTGAAAGGAATTTTGAAATGGGAAACAAACGAAGAACATTAA
- a CDS encoding 6-carboxytetrahydropterin synthase, protein MRISIIRKAHFNAAHRLYKPEWSDEKNRSIFGICSNPNFHGHNYELDVKISGELDPETGILMDLKTLKEILEQHVELYFDHKNLNMDLPEFKSRVPTAENICILIYEILRKVISEHLDIHIRLSETPRNFVEYPA, encoded by the coding sequence ATGCGAATTTCAATAATCAGAAAAGCCCACTTCAATGCAGCCCATAGACTTTATAAACCTGAATGGTCTGATGAGAAAAACCGCAGTATTTTTGGAATCTGCAGCAATCCTAATTTTCATGGCCACAATTACGAACTGGATGTCAAAATAAGTGGTGAATTGGATCCGGAAACTGGAATCCTCATGGATCTGAAAACCTTGAAGGAAATTTTAGAGCAGCATGTCGAATTGTATTTTGACCACAAAAATCTGAACATGGATTTGCCAGAATTTAAATCCAGGGTTCCAACTGCAGAAAATATATGCATATTGATTTATGAAATTCTTCGAAAAGTAATTTCAGAGCACTTAGACATTCACATCAGATTGTCAGAAACACCCAGGAATTTTGTTGAATACCCTGCTTGA